Within the Dechloromonas denitrificans genome, the region ATCAGCGCCTCGGTGGTGCGGCGATTGACCATCCGCTTGTCGCAGCGCTGGCAGAAATCGAACAGATCCTTGAACGGGCCGCCGGCATCGCGCGCCCGCAGGATGTCATTGACCGCCTGCTCGCCGGTGCCCTTGACCGCCCCCAGGCCGTAACGGATGGTGGCGCGGTCGACCGGCTCGAAACGGTAATTCGAGGCATTGACGTCCGGCCCGAGCATCTTGAGCTTGTTGGCAGACCCCACCGCATCTTCATAGAAGATCTTCACCGAGTCGGTGTTGTCCATGTCGGAGGACATGGTCGCCGCCATGAAGGCCGCGCAGTGGTGCGCCTTGAGCCAGGCGGTGTGATAGGTGACGACGGCGTAGGCGGCGGTGTGCGACTTGTTGAAGCCGTATTCCGCGAACTTGGTCATCAGGTCGAACAACTGCTCGGCGAGCGCCGGATCGTAGCCCTTTTCCTTGGCACCGGCGGCGATGGTCTCGCGGTGCTTGGCCATTTCCTCGGGCTTCTTCTTGCCCATCGCCCGACGCAGCATGTCGGCGCCGCCCAGCGTGTAGCCGCCGATGATCTGCGAAATCTGCATCACCTGTTCCTGGTACACGATCACGCCGTAGGTCGGCGACAGGCAGGCGGTCAGGTCGGGGTGGAAATAATCGATCTTCTGCTGGCCCTTCTTGCGCAGGATGAAGTCGTCGACCATGCCGGAGCCGAGTGGGCCCGGCCGGTAGAGGGCGAGCACAGCGATGATGTCTTCAAAACGGTCGGGCGCCAGCTTCTTCAACAGCTTCTTCATGCCCTCCGATTCAACCTGGAAGATCGCCGTCGTATTGGCGTCTTTCAGGATCTGGTAGGCGGCCGGGTCGGTGAAACCGAGGCTCATCAGGTCGAGCTTTTCGCCGGTCATCCGGCGGATGTACTCGACGGCCAGCTCGATAATCGTCAGGTTGCGCAGGCCCAGAAAGTCGAACTTGACCAGTCCGACCTTCTCGACGTCGTCCTTGTCGAACTGCGACACCGTGGACGCATCGCTGCCGGTCGCCTGGTAGATCGGGCAGAACTCGGTGATCTTGCCCGGTGCAATGAGCACGCCGCCGGCGTGCATGCCGACATTGCGCGTCAAGTCCTCCAGCCGGCTGGCCAGGTCGAACAGTTCGCGAATGGTTTCGCCGTCGCCGTCGCCTTCCATCATCTCGCGCAGCTGCGGCTCCTGCTCGAGCGCCTCGGCCAGCGACACCGGCTTGTTCTGAACGATCGGGATGAGCTTGGAAATGCGGTCGCACATCGAGTAAGGCAGGCCGAACACCCGGCCGACGTCGCGGATCACCGCCTTCGAGGACATCGTACCGAAGGTGGCGATCTGGCTGACCGCGTCCTCGCCGTAGTGCTGGCGGACGTATTCGATGACGCGCCAGCGGTTGTCCTGGCAGAAGTCGACGTCGAAGTCGGGCATCGAGACCCGTTCCGGGTTCAGGAACCGTTCGAAGAGCAGCGCGTAGGCCAGCGGATCAAGGTCGGTAATCAGCAGGCTGTAGGCGACCAGCGAACCGGCCCCGGAACCCCGGCCCGGCCCGACCGGCACGCCGTTGGCCTTGGCCCACTTGATGAAGTCGGCCACGATCAGGAAGTAGCCGGGGAAGCCCATCTGGACGATGGTGTTGCACTCGAAGACCAGCCGCGCGTCGTATTCCGGCCGGCGTTTCAGGCGCTCCTCGGGGTCCGGGTACAACTCCGCCAGACGGACTTCCAGGCCCTTCTCCGCTTCATCGATGAGGAATTCGTCAATGGTCATGCCCGGCGGAATCGGGAAGTTGGGCAGGAAGTTCTTGCCCAGCGTCAGTTCGATATTGCAGCGCTTGGCGATTTCCAGCGAGTTTTCCAGCGCTTCCGGCAGGTCGGCGAACAGCGCGACCATTTCGTCCTGGGTCTTGAAATACTGTTCCTCGGTATAGATTTTCGGCCGCCGCGTATCGCCCAGCACATAGCCTTCGGCGATGCAGACACGGGCTTCGTGCGCCCGGAAGTCGTCGCGGTTCATGAACTGGATCGGGTGCGTCGCGACCAGCGGAATGCCCGTCTCGCCGGCCAGATCGGCCGTCTGCTGGACGATGGCTTCCTGCTGCGGCTGGCCGTAGCGCTGCACTTCGAGGTAGAAGGCGCCGGGGAAAATCGCTTCCCAGGCCTTGGCACGCTCGCCGGCCAGATCGAAATTGCCGTTGATCAGGGCTTCGCCGACATCGCCGAGATGCGCCCCGGACAGCGCGATCAGGCCGTCGCAGCCGAGCTCGGTGAACCATTCGCGGCGGAGTTCGGCGCGATCCCGCCGCCCCTCGACCAGGTAAGCCTTGCTCAGCAGTTCGCACAATTGCTGGTAACCGGCCCGGTTACGCACCAGTAGCAACAGGCGATAGGCGTCGTCGGGCGATTCCGGGTTGGCGATCCAGACATCCGCCCCGGCCACCGGCTTGACGCCCTTGCCGCGCGCTCCGGAATAGAACTTGACCAGGCCGAACAGGTTGCCGAGATCGGTCAGGGCCATCGCCGGCATGCCGTCGCCAGCGGCCCGCTTGACGGCGTCGCCGAGGCGGACGATGCCGTCAGTCACAGAGTATTCGGAATGGAGGCGGAGGTGGACGTAGCGCGGGGGATTCATGGGCGGCATTTTACCGCGCCAGCCCAACGCCCCCGAAGAGGCGATTACATTTTGTCCGACCATCGGCTAGATTAGCGGCTGCAAAAATCAATAACGGAGACCCTGCATGATCCTCGAAGCCCCCCTCGTCCTGCGCACCGACCGCGCCGACGGCCTGACCACCCTGACCCTGAACCGGCCCGGCCAGTTCAATTCCCTGTCCAAGGACATGCTGAGCGCCCTGCAGGGCGAACTGGACGGCATCGCCGCCGACCCGGCCGTGCGCGTCGTGGTCATCGCCGGCGCCGGCAAGGCCTTCTGTGCCGGCCACGACCTGAAGGAAATGCGCGCCAATCACAGCAAGGAATTCATGCAGGCGCTGTTCAAGCAGTGCGGCGAGCTGATGCTGACGATCACCCGCCTGCCGCAACCGGTGATCGCCCGCATCCACGGCATCGCCACGGCCGCCGGCTGCCAGCTGGTGTCGATGTGCGATCTGGCGGTCGCCGCCGACGTCGCCAAATTCGCCGTCTCCGGCATCAACGTCGGCCTCTTCTGTTCGACGCCGGCCGTCGGCCTGGCGCGCAATCTCGGCCGCAAGGCGGCGCTCGAAATGCTGCTCACCGGCGAATTCATCGATGCCATGGAAGCCAAGGCCAAAGGCCTGGTCAATCGCGTCGTGCCGGCCGATGCGCTCGATGCCGAAATCGAACGCCTGGCCCAGGCGATTATTGCCAAGAGCGCCGTCGCCGTGCGTACCGGCAAGGGGATGTTCTACCAGCAACTGGAAATGGGCCTGGTCGAAGCCTACGCCTACGCCGGCGAGGTGATGGCCTGCAACATGATGAGCGAGGACGCCGGCGAAGGCATTGATGCCTTCATGCAGAAACGCCCGCCGCAGTACCGGGGCCGCTGAACCATAGAGCGGGCAGTGTAAGCCCGCCGGCGTGCCGCCTTTGGCGAGCGAGCGGCGCGCCCGGTGACATTCCCTGACGAAGCTGGCGGGCAAGCCGGGTAAAATCCCGCCTCATGTCCGCCCTCTCCCCTTCCCGCCAGACCCTGCTGCTCTTCCTGCTCGCCCTCGCCGTGTTGTTGCCCGGCATCTGGGAAGCGACCGGATTGACCGGCAAGGACGAGTTCTTCCTCGGCCTGCGCACGCCGATGGAAATGATCGAGGGCAATCACTGGCTGGTGCCTTTTCTCGACGGCGCCCCGCGCATCCGCAAGCCGCCGCTGCTCTACTGGCTCGGCCGCGCCAGCTTCGAAGCCTTCGGCATCTCGCTGGTCACGGCCCGCCTCGTCGGCGTCCTCTTCGCCGCCCTGCTCATCGTCTCGACCGCCGGCATCGCCCGCCGCCTGACCGGCAAGGCCGAAACCGGCTGGCTCGCCGGCTGCATCCTGCTCGGCTGCCTCGGCATGGCCACCGAGGGCCGCCGTTTCATGCTCGACATGCCGGTCGCCGCACTGTCGGCGGCGGCCTTCTGGGCCGCGCTGGTCTGGCTGGAGCGGCGGCGCAGCGGCTGGCTGACCCTGGCCACGCTGCTCCTCGTCGCCGGCTTCCTGACCAAGGGGCCGATCGTCGCCCTGGTCTTTGGCGCCGGCTGCCTGGCGCTGCTCTTCAGCGGCCGGCTGCGCGTCGCCGAACTGCGCCCGCACGGTCTGCTCCTGCTCGGCCACGGCCTGCTGGGGGCGCTGCTCGCCCTGCCGTGGTTCTTCATTGTCCGGGCGCTCTACCCGGAGGCGGCCAATCAGGTGCTGACCGACGAACTGGAGTCGCGCCAGTTCTTCAACCTGTCGCCCGGCATCGTCCTCGGCCTGCTCAACATCGCCCTGCCCTGGGCCTTCGTCTTCATCGTCAGCGCCTGGAAGCTGCGCCAGGAGCACGGCACCTCGCGCATCACGCTGCTCTGGTTCCTCGCCTCCTTCCTGCCCTTCCTGTTCATCAAGAGCTTCGACCGCTACCTGATCGGCTCGCTGGTGCCGCTGGCCATTTTCCTCGCCGTCGCCCTGCCGCAACTGCGCACCCGCTGGCCCTTCCGCCTCGGCGCGCTGCTCGCGCTGCTGCTCGGCGGCGGGCTGGCCGGCTTCGCTTTCTGGTTCCAGCTCGGTGGCTGGTACTGGCTGATCCTGCCGGCCGCCTATCTGGCCTGGGCCTGGTGGCAGCGGCGCGCCCTCGGGCACACGCTGGCCGCCCCGGTGCTGTTCTGGATCGCCGTGCTGTGGGGCGTCTTCCCGGCGATCGGGGTGAATGCCGTGCCGTCAGCCGTCGTCGAACTCGGCCGGGCGCAGCCGGTCGCCATGTTCGACGGCCCGCAACCGGCCATGCTGCCGATACTTTCCCGGCAAACGCACCGCCATTACGCCCGCCTCGACCAGTTCGATCTGGCTGAAATAAGCGCCGGCAAAACCCCGGTCTTCGTCGAAGACAAGGATCTGCCGGCCTTTCACGCCGCCGTGAACAACGCCGGCTATCGCGCCACGCCGCGCGGCAGTTACCAGACCCTGGCCTCGCACGGCTCCGGCCTGCGCTTTGCCCGCGTCGGCGCCCAGTCCGCCGACTGGCAGGCGGCCCTGACCAGCCGTTCGCTGGCACCGCTGCTCACCACCGTGCACTGGTTCGAGATCGACAAACCATGATCGTCCGCCCGGAAAAGTTGCTCCGCTGGCTCTCGCCGCCGCTCTTCGTTGTCGCCCTGGCCGCCGCTTTCTGGCGCGCCCCGACGCCGCCGGCCCCGGCCTTCGTGCCGCCCCCGGCGGCCACCGCCTCGACATTGCCGGCCCGGTTCGCGGCCAGCATGCTGCCGAAGACGGCCGAGTCGGCGCATGCCGCCAGCCTGACCCAACTGCCGGACGGCCGGATTGCCGCCGCCTGGTTTGCCGGCAGCCGCGAAGGCGCCGGGGACGTGGCGATCTGGTTCAGCACGCTCGGCGCGGACGGCTGGCACCAGCCGATGCCGATCGCCAATCGCGAAAGCACGGCCGGCGGCACCTTCGCCCACGTCCGCAAGGTCGGCAATCCGGTGCTCTACGCCGAGGGGAACTGGCTGCACCTGTGGTACGTCACGGTCGGCATCGGCGGCTGGGCCGGCAGCGCCATCGCCCATAGCCAATCGACCGACGGCGGCAAGACCTGGAGCAAACCGAGCAAGCTGCAGACCTCGCCCTTCCTCAACATCAGCACGCTGGTCCGCATGCCGCCGCTGCCGCTGGCCGACGGCGGGCTCGGCCTGCCGGTCTATCACGAGTTCATCGGCAAGCACGGCGAATGGCTGCGCCTGTCGGCGACCGGCCAAATTGTCGACAAGGTCCGCCTGACGCACGCCCGGAAGACCCTGCAGCCAGCCGTCGTCGCCCTCGATGCGCAGCGCGGCGTGGCAATGCTGCGCGATGCCGGCCCCGGCCAGGGCTACGTGCAGACAGCCAGCACCGCCAATGCCGGCCTGTCCTGGGAAGCCGGCGCGGCGCTGCCGATCGCCAACCCGAACTCCTCGGTGGCACTGCTCCGCTTGCCGAGCGGCCGCCTGTTGCTGGCCGGCAACCCGGCGCACGGCCGCGAAGCGCTGCTGCTGTGGCTGTCGGCCGACGAAGGCAAGACCTGGCAGGCAAGCCGCACGGTCGAGACCGCCGACGACGGTGGCGCCGAATTTTCCTACCCGGCGCTGCTGCTCGGCCGCGACGGTCACATCCATCTCGCTTACACCTGGCGCCGCCAGAGCATCAAATACGCCACCTTCAGCGAAGCCTGGCTGGACGGAGGACAACCATGAACGCCCTGGCCGCCTACGGCCTGCTTGCCGACGGCCTGATCTTCGGGGCCATCATCTCGCTGCTGCCGCTCGGCCCGCTGCGCGCCCGCGCCGCGCTGGTCGCCACCGCCGTGGCGCTGATCGGCGGCATCGCCCCGGTCATGCACGGCACCTTCGGGACGCCCTCGGTTACCCTGCTGCAACTGGCGCTGCTGCAACTGGCCGAGCGCAGCCCGTCGCCCTTGTCGTTCAAGCCAGCCCTCGGGCTGCTCATCTTCGTCACCTTGTTTTATCCGGCCGCGCTGGGCTGGGGCGCATTCGACCCCTATGCCCTCGGCTATCAACCGCTGGCCTTGCTCGCCGCACTGATTCCGCTGGCCGCCGCCTTGTGGTGGCGCCAGCAGTACAGCTGGCTGATCATCCTGGCCGTCGACCTGGCCGCTTACGCGACCGGCGTTTTCGCCAACCTGTGGGATGTCCTGTTCGATCCGCTGCTGGCGCTACTGGCGCTGAGCATCGTCGCCCGCCAAGGCGTCATCCGGATTATCGCGTCAAGGATTCGCTGATCAGCTTGCGGATGCTGCCGGCCTCGAAAGGCTTGTCGCAGATCGCCGAGACACCGGCCCGCTCGACCGCCGCCAGGCGGCCCATGTTCTGCTCGCTGGTCACCATCAGCACCGGCACGCTGTTCTGCCAGCTTTGCGTGCGGATGTACTCGGTCAGTTCGCGGCCGTCCATTTCCGGCATGTTGTAGTCGGTAATCACCAGATCGACCATGGTATCGAGCAGCAGCTCGACCGCCTGCTTGCCATCGACCGCCTCGGTGATCTTCTCGATGCCGAGTTCTTCGAGCAGGCGCCGGAGATGGTGGCGGGAAGCCATGCTGTCGTCGACGATCAGCACGCGCAGCCCTTCGACTTCGGCGATATCGAGATCGGCCGGCGGATTCAGATAGTCGGCGGCGGCGAACAGGGCGCGCGACAACTGCTGTTCGGTGAACGGTTTGGCGACGATGCTGCAGGCGCCGGACTGACGCACCGGTTCGAGCACCTGCGGCCGCGTTTCGCTGGAAATCAGGATGAAGGGGACGGCTTCCAGGTCCTCGTCGAGGCGCATCGCGGAAACCAGGTCGGTACCCGCCATATCCGGCAGGTAGAGGCTGCTGATCACCACCAGCCCGTCGCGCGCCACCTCGGTCATCGCCGCCAGCGCCGCGGCGCCCGAATCGAGCACGGTGATGTGCCGCACCCCCTGGTGTTCGAGCATCCGGCTGACCAGTCCCGCCTGCATGTGCGACGGTTCGACGAGCAGAACGGAAATATCGGCGAGGGAAACGGTGAGGGCCATGCGATCACTCCGAAACGGGGGAATAACCGCACTATAGCAGCGTAGCGCGGACTTGCTGCGCGCTACGCCGGTTCTCCGGACTGTCTTAGCCGCGTAGGCGCCGGGTGATTTCGGCGACGCGCTGGCCGTAGCTTCTGGCGGTATCGAGATCGCCCTGCGGAATTTCCTCGACGCTGGCATCCGACGGCGACTGCACCAACAGGCCGACCGAACCGCCGAGGCTGTTGATGTCGTTGCGCGTCGATTCCTTCTTGTTGCTCGGCAGCAGGCCGAGGCTGACCCAGATGCCGCCGTGCTGCGAGGCCAGGGTCTGCAGCGCCATCAGCGTTGCGCCCTTGTCGCCGACCGGGCTGGCGCTGTTGGTGAAGCCGGCGAACACCTTGTCCTGCCAGAGGCGGGAGTACCACGGCTTGGACGAGGCATCGGCGAATTTCTTGAACTGCCAGCTCGGGCCGCCCATGTAGGTCGGCGAGCCGAAGACGATGGCATCGGCGGCGGCCAGCTTGTCCCAGCCACCTTCCGGCAGATTGCCTTCGGCATCGATGGCGAGCAGTTCGCCGGCGGCGCCTTCGGCGACCTGCTGGGCAACGCGCTGGGTATGGCCGTAGCCGGAGTGATAAACGACAACTACCTGAGTCATTTCTATTTCCTTTAGGTTAGAACACAAAGTCGGGGGTAAAAATCAGTCGTCGGCAGAGACCGGCGGCAGATCGAATAGCAGGAACTCCGCTTCCTCGCTGGCCACGAAATGCAGTTCGCTCTCGTCGGCAATCTTGGCGCCATCGCCGGCGGCCAGGTTTTGGCCGTTCAGTGCCAGCCGGCCACGTACCATCTGGATATACGCCAGACGACCGGCCGCCAGCACTGCGTCGATTGCCTCGCCGGGGCCCAGCACGCTGGCCCACAACCGGGCATCCTGGCCGATGGTCGTACTGCCCTCGGCGCCATCCGGCGAAGCGACCAGCCGCCAACGGCCGCGCATCTCCTCGATAGCCAGCGGCTGCTGCTCGTAGCTCGGTGCCGTCGCCCGGCGGGCCGGCTCGATCCAAATCTGCAGCAGATGCGTGGCCTCGTCCGCCGAGGGATTGAACTCGCTATGCCGGATGCCGCTGCCGGCCGACATCCGCTGCACTTCGCCGCGCCGGATGATGCCGCCATGGCCGAGGCTGTCCCGGTGCTCGAGGGCGCCGGAAAGAATGTAGGTGACGATTTCCATGTCGCGGTGGCCGTGCGTGCCGAAACCGGTGCCGGGCGCCACCCGGTCCTCGTTGATGACGCGCAACGCGCCCCAGCCCATTTCCGCCGGGTCGTGATATTCGGCAAAGGAAAAGCTGTGGCGGGCCAGCAGCCAGCCATGATCGGCGAAACCGCGTTCACCGGAAGGGCGCAGGGTGATCATGGGAAGTCCTTGTGAATTTGCGATATAGCTTAGTTGCCATGGTAGGCGTACAGTTCGCAATAAAATAGCGAATTGTTTTGGTCATATCGTTCAATTAAATTCATATGAAGATATCGCTCGATCTGTTGCACATGCTCGACGCCATCGAACGCCATGGCAGTTTCACCGCCGCGGCGGCCGCCCTGCACCGCGTGCCCTCGGCGCTGTCGCACGCCATCGCCAAGCTGGAGGACGAACTCGGCCTGGCGCTGTTCCTCCGTGAAGGGCGGCGCGCCACGCTGACGCCGGCCGGCCGCACGCTGCTCGACGACGGTCGCCACCTGCTGCGCGCCGCCGACGAACTGGAACGCCGGGTACAACGGATCGCCACCGGCTGGGAAAGCGAGTTGCGCATCGCCGTCGACATGATCATTCCGGCCGAACGGCTGTACCCGGCGATCGGCCGCTTCTACGCCGCCGGCCATAGCACGCAGATCCACCTGGTCTACGAAGTGCTCGGCGGCGTCTGGGATGCGCTGGCTACCGGCCGGGCCGACCTGGCGATCGGGGCGCCCGGCGACCTGCCGGCGCGCAGCGGCATCAGCAACCGCCTGCTCGGCCACACCCGGCTGCTCTTCATGGTCGCCCCGCAGCACCCGCTGGCCACCTGCCCGGAGCCGATTGCGCCGCGCCAGCTGATTCGCCACCGGGCGATTGCCATCGCCGATACCTCGCGCGAACTGACCGCCCGCACCTCCGGCCTGCTCGAAGGCCAGGACGTCCTGCGCGTCCCCGACATGCCGGCCAAGGCGGCCGCCCAGGCCGCCGGCCTCGGGGTCGGCCACCTGCCGTGCTGGCTGGCCGAGCAGGAAGCCGCCGCCGGCCGGCTGCTCGAAAAGGAACTCAGCGAACCGCGCCCGGCAATGCCCTACTACCTGGCCTGGCGGACGCGGCATACCGGCAAGGCACTGCAGTGGTTTCTCGCGGAGCTGGCGAAAGACGACGAGATCGCCGCGCTGACCGCCGGCTTGTAAGCATTCCGCCGCCCGGCGAAACGCCGTTGGCCCGGATAGCGGCCTCAGGCGGTATCCTTGTCGGCCACTCAGGCCACCGCCAAGGAATTCGATGCCCGCCCTGCCCGCCGTTTTGCTCCCGCCGACCGACCCGACGGCCACCGCCGAAATCCTTGCCGCCACGCAGAACTGGCTGGAGCGCGCAGTGATCGGCCTCAACCTCTGCCCGTTCGCCAAATCGGTGCACGTCAAGAAACAGATCCGCTACGCCGTCACTGCCGCCCGAACGGCCGACGAACTGCTGGGCGAACTGGAACACGAACTGCAGCTGCTGGCCGACACCGAGCCTGAAGCCCTCGACACGACGCTGCTGATCCACCCGGCGGTGATGGGCGACTTCCTCGACTTCCATTTCTTTCTCGCCGAAGCCGACGCCTTGATCCGCAATCTCGGCTTCGACGGAGTATTCCAGATCGCCAGCCTGCATCCGCAGTACGAGTTCGCCGGCAGCCACCCGGACGACATCGACAATTATTCCAACCGCGCACCCTATCCGACCCTGCACCTGCTCCGCGAAGCGAGCATCGACCGCGCCGTGGCGGCCTTTCCGGATGCTGCCGATATTTTCGAGCGCAATATCGAAACCCTGCAGAAGCTCGGCCACGCCGGCTGGCAGCGCCTGTGGCTGGACGAGCCGAGCCAGGACTGAAGCCGGCCGGCTTGATTACAATCGGCCAAACAACCAAGGAGACGACCGATGGCCAAAACCCCGTTTTGCTGGGAAGACCCGCTGCTGCTCGAGACGCAGCTGACCGCCGAAGAACGCCAGCTGCGCGACGCGGCGCGCGCTTACTGCCAGGATCGGCTGATGCCGCGGGTGCAGCAGGCCTTCCGCCATGAACAGACCGACCCCGAGATTTTTCGCGAAATGGGTGCCCTCGGCCTGCTCGGCCCGACCATCCCGCCCGAATACGGCGGCGCCGGCCTGAACTATGTCAGCTACGGTCTGATCGCCCGCGAAGTCGAGCGCGTCGATTCAGGCTACCGCTCGATGATGAGCGTCCAGTCCTCGCTGGTCATGGTGCCGATTCTCGAATTCGGCTCGCCGGAACAGAAGCAGAAATACCTGCCGAAACTGGCCAGCGGTGAATGGATCGGCTGCTTCGGCCTGACCGAACCCGACCACGGCTCCGACCCCGGCAGCCTGATCACCCGGGCCCGCGCGGTACCTGGCGGCTACCGGCTGTCCGGCAGCAAGATGTGGATCACCAACGCGCCGATCGCCGACGTTTTCATTGTCTGGGCCAAGAACGATGCCGGCGAGATCCGCGGCTTCGTGCTCGACAAGGGTATGCCCGGCCTCTCGGCCCCGGCGATTGCCGGCAAGGTCGGCCTGCGCACCTCGATCACCGGCGAGATCGTCATGGACGATGTCTTCGTCCCGACCGAAAACGAGTTCCCCAGCGTGCGCGGCCTGAAAGGGCCATTTACCTGCCTCGACTCGGCGCGCTACGGCATCGCCTGGGGCGCCCTCGGCGCCGCCGAGTTCTGCTGGCACACGGCCCGCCAATACACCCTTGAGCGCCAGCAGTTCGGCCGTCCGCTGGCGGCCAACCAGCTGATCCAGAAGAAACTGGTCGACATGCAGACGGAGATCACCCTCGCCCTGCAAGGCTGCCTGCGCCTCGGCCGGATGAAGGACGACGGCAGCGCCTCGGTGGAGATCACTTCGATGATGAAGCGCAACTCCTGCGGCAAGTCGCTCGATATTGCCCGCACGGCGCGCGACATGCTGGGCGGCAACGGCATCTCGGATGCCTACGGCGTGATCCGCCACCTGGTCAATCTGGAAGTGGTGAACACCTACGAAGGCACGCACGATGTCCATGCGCTGATCCTCGGCCGCGCCCAGACCGGCATCGCCGCCTTCGCCAACTGAGCGGCCCGGCTAGGCGTCAGCCGCCTCGCCGGCTTCGGCCCATTCGATGATCGCCCGCCACTGCTCCAGGTCGCGCTCGGCGCGCGACGGCGGCAGATCGAAGATGGTCAGGCCGGCGGCGGCGGTCTGCACGTAGGTCTGCGTATCGCGCAGGTAGGCCAGGACCGGCAGGTCGAAGGTGGCGAAGAAGCGCTCCAGCTCGCCGGCCGCCCGGGTCCTGGCATCGACCCGCATGCCGATCACCGCGACGTCGGCCTTGCCCTTGCGCACGGCCTTTTCGGAAAGCAATTCGGTGAGGAAATGGCGGGTCGCCAGCATGTCGAACATCGACGGCTGGACCGGCACGATGACCCGCGTCGATAGCTTGAGCACCTTTTCCAGCAGCTTGCCGTGCAGCCCGGCCGGCGTATCGAGCACGACATGGCTGGTGCCTTTCGGCGGCCGCAGGATGTTGTCGTGGCCGATATCCCAGGTATCGATGCTGGGCAACGAGAAGGGCCGGATGGCCAGCCACTCGCGCGACGATTGCTGGCGGTCGATGTCGCCGAGCATCACGTCATGCCGCCGGGCAGCGAAGTAGCCGGCCAGATTGGTCGCCAGCGTGCTTTTGCCGGAACCGCCCTTGGGATTGGCGACGAGAAAGGCTTTCATGTCGGATTTTCCTGCTTGTCGAGAATGTGGCGTACCAGATTGACGTGCTCGCGCAAGGTATAGACCAGATCGGAGAAGCCAAGCGGTACGTGGAGCTGGCTCGCCTCCTCGTCGAGGGCGTCGAGCCGGCTGCGATAGTCGGCCATCTTGGCCGGGTCGAAACGGTGGCGGATATCTTCTTCGAGGAACTTCAGTTCGCCGTAGGAACGAAAGATCTTCGAGCGGATGCGCCAGGTGTAGAGCGCCGGCGCCACCTTGAGCAGCGGAATCAGCAAGGCAATGATCGGCACCAGCAGCACTATCAGCCGGTCGAACAGCACGGCCAGCCAGAACGGCAGGTAGCGCTGGAGAAACGGCGAACCGGACTGGAAGTAGCGCGCCGCCTCGGGCGACAGCGGCAGCAACTGGTCCATGTAAGCCGGAAACTCGCCGGCGCTCTGGAAGAAGCCGGACTTCCCGTGCACCTCGCTGACCGCCTGCAGCAGCAGGGTTTGCAATGCCGGATGCAGATCGTCGCGAACAATCAGGTTGGCGGTCGGCGCCAGGACCTTGATATCTTCCGGCGG harbors:
- the dnaE gene encoding DNA polymerase III subunit alpha, which gives rise to MPPMNPPRYVHLRLHSEYSVTDGIVRLGDAVKRAAGDGMPAMALTDLGNLFGLVKFYSGARGKGVKPVAGADVWIANPESPDDAYRLLLLVRNRAGYQQLCELLSKAYLVEGRRDRAELRREWFTELGCDGLIALSGAHLGDVGEALINGNFDLAGERAKAWEAIFPGAFYLEVQRYGQPQQEAIVQQTADLAGETGIPLVATHPIQFMNRDDFRAHEARVCIAEGYVLGDTRRPKIYTEEQYFKTQDEMVALFADLPEALENSLEIAKRCNIELTLGKNFLPNFPIPPGMTIDEFLIDEAEKGLEVRLAELYPDPEERLKRRPEYDARLVFECNTIVQMGFPGYFLIVADFIKWAKANGVPVGPGRGSGAGSLVAYSLLITDLDPLAYALLFERFLNPERVSMPDFDVDFCQDNRWRVIEYVRQHYGEDAVSQIATFGTMSSKAVIRDVGRVFGLPYSMCDRISKLIPIVQNKPVSLAEALEQEPQLREMMEGDGDGETIRELFDLASRLEDLTRNVGMHAGGVLIAPGKITEFCPIYQATGSDASTVSQFDKDDVEKVGLVKFDFLGLRNLTIIELAVEYIRRMTGEKLDLMSLGFTDPAAYQILKDANTTAIFQVESEGMKKLLKKLAPDRFEDIIAVLALYRPGPLGSGMVDDFILRKKGQQKIDYFHPDLTACLSPTYGVIVYQEQVMQISQIIGGYTLGGADMLRRAMGKKKPEEMAKHRETIAAGAKEKGYDPALAEQLFDLMTKFAEYGFNKSHTAAYAVVTYHTAWLKAHHCAAFMAATMSSDMDNTDSVKIFYEDAVGSANKLKMLGPDVNASNYRFEPVDRATIRYGLGAVKGTGEQAVNDILRARDAGGPFKDLFDFCQRCDKRMVNRRTTEALIKAGAFDCIDADRHKLLASVGIAMEFADQAERNAMQSSLFDIGNVAEDHAPQYVTVKRWDEKEQLMQEKTALGFFFSGHPYNTCKKELSRFVRRPLNQLQPAKELTTLAGVVVGVRTQMTRRGKMLFVQLDDGTGMIEVTVFNELFEAERAKIVTDEVLVIEGKVRFDEFSGSNSVTADKLMTLGEARARFARYLLLKMNGNSDARRLKSLLTPFAPGPAAVRIRYRNETAECEIVLGEAARVRLDDALLEALNGWLQPENVEVVYNV
- a CDS encoding enoyl-CoA hydratase; translated protein: MILEAPLVLRTDRADGLTTLTLNRPGQFNSLSKDMLSALQGELDGIAADPAVRVVVIAGAGKAFCAGHDLKEMRANHSKEFMQALFKQCGELMLTITRLPQPVIARIHGIATAAGCQLVSMCDLAVAADVAKFAVSGINVGLFCSTPAVGLARNLGRKAALEMLLTGEFIDAMEAKAKGLVNRVVPADALDAEIERLAQAIIAKSAVAVRTGKGMFYQQLEMGLVEAYAYAGEVMACNMMSEDAGEGIDAFMQKRPPQYRGR
- a CDS encoding ArnT family glycosyltransferase, producing MSALSPSRQTLLLFLLALAVLLPGIWEATGLTGKDEFFLGLRTPMEMIEGNHWLVPFLDGAPRIRKPPLLYWLGRASFEAFGISLVTARLVGVLFAALLIVSTAGIARRLTGKAETGWLAGCILLGCLGMATEGRRFMLDMPVAALSAAAFWAALVWLERRRSGWLTLATLLLVAGFLTKGPIVALVFGAGCLALLFSGRLRVAELRPHGLLLLGHGLLGALLALPWFFIVRALYPEAANQVLTDELESRQFFNLSPGIVLGLLNIALPWAFVFIVSAWKLRQEHGTSRITLLWFLASFLPFLFIKSFDRYLIGSLVPLAIFLAVALPQLRTRWPFRLGALLALLLGGGLAGFAFWFQLGGWYWLILPAAYLAWAWWQRRALGHTLAAPVLFWIAVLWGVFPAIGVNAVPSAVVELGRAQPVAMFDGPQPAMLPILSRQTHRHYARLDQFDLAEISAGKTPVFVEDKDLPAFHAAVNNAGYRATPRGSYQTLASHGSGLRFARVGAQSADWQAALTSRSLAPLLTTVHWFEIDKP
- a CDS encoding sialidase family protein, whose amino-acid sequence is MIVRPEKLLRWLSPPLFVVALAAAFWRAPTPPAPAFVPPPAATASTLPARFAASMLPKTAESAHAASLTQLPDGRIAAAWFAGSREGAGDVAIWFSTLGADGWHQPMPIANRESTAGGTFAHVRKVGNPVLYAEGNWLHLWYVTVGIGGWAGSAIAHSQSTDGGKTWSKPSKLQTSPFLNISTLVRMPPLPLADGGLGLPVYHEFIGKHGEWLRLSATGQIVDKVRLTHARKTLQPAVVALDAQRGVAMLRDAGPGQGYVQTASTANAGLSWEAGAALPIANPNSSVALLRLPSGRLLLAGNPAHGREALLLWLSADEGKTWQASRTVETADDGGAEFSYPALLLGRDGHIHLAYTWRRQSIKYATFSEAWLDGGQP
- a CDS encoding response regulator; this translates as MALTVSLADISVLLVEPSHMQAGLVSRMLEHQGVRHITVLDSGAAALAAMTEVARDGLVVISSLYLPDMAGTDLVSAMRLDEDLEAVPFILISSETRPQVLEPVRQSGACSIVAKPFTEQQLSRALFAAADYLNPPADLDIAEVEGLRVLIVDDSMASRHHLRRLLEELGIEKITEAVDGKQAVELLLDTMVDLVITDYNMPEMDGRELTEYIRTQSWQNSVPVLMVTSEQNMGRLAAVERAGVSAICDKPFEAGSIRKLISESLTR